One genomic window of Cydia fagiglandana chromosome 20, ilCydFagi1.1, whole genome shotgun sequence includes the following:
- the LOC134674592 gene encoding uncharacterized protein LOC134674592, producing the protein MSSKVWIRFEKQKRDGTLMRLRIQDLPPERIEEATELMVRYFARDEPYRKATGFPNNPEALEEYRDYINKILRDPASRNVMCCADTDAGEPYMIGISSVAVATESYWDMTAGKGTEEAKKISAIFYDVSHSFDLLKEFNITSYYSGKSLVVVPEYRGYGIAQKFLTVRRLMCGAHGIPMTAAWMSTFATQIAAEKDGWLTLCELDYADIARRHGVSFEGVPPTNKYMAAWPLSESNSLDK; encoded by the exons ATGTCATCAAAAGTATGGATAAGGTTTGAGAAGCAGAAGAGAGACGGGACATTGATGAGGCTGAGGATACAGGACCTGCCGCCGGAGAGGATCGAGGAAGCCACGGAGCTCATGGTCAGGTACTTCGCCAGGGATGAGCCTTATCGAAAAGCAACAG GTTTTCCAAATAACCCGGAGGCATTAGAAGAATATAGAGATTATATAAACAAAATACTCCGTGACCCTGCGAGTCGCAATGTGATGTGCTGCGCTGATACTGACGCGGGTGAACCATATATGATCGGGATATCCTCGGTGGCTGTAGCTACCGAATCTTATTGGGACATG ACCGCCGGCAAAGGAACAGAAGAAGCTAAGAAGATTAGCGCGATATTCTACGACGTGTCCCACTCGTTCGACCTGTTGAAGGAGTTCAATATTACTTCATATTATTCCGGAAAATCTCTGGTAGTCGTGCCGGAGTACAGGGGTTACGGGATCGCGCAGAAGTTCCTGACAGTGAG ACGCCTAATGTGTGGAGCCCACGGCATACCCATGACAGCCGCATGGATGTCCACGTTCGCGACCCAGATCGCCGCAGAAAAAGACGGCTGGCTGACTCTCTGTGAGCTGGACTACGCGGACATAGCTCGGAGGCATGGCGTTAGCTTTGAGGGGGTACCCCCCACTAATAAATACATGGCGGCTTGGCCTCTTTCTGAATCAAATAGCCTTGATAAATAA
- the LOC134674291 gene encoding clavesin-1-like, with the protein MSKAAKQFPVEKEYLKNPDISPEDVQKLREWLKTQPHLPEKYLDDLDLLVTYHCCENSAEVAKQVLDLHFTLRTLFTPYFKDRCFDKKAEYTLETVVFAPLSMPLVRSYRGFYVRLIDPDPRHFNFVDVVRTFMMLFDLWQYEEGTWPGFELIVDLDTAVAGHLARVEIMAIRQVLYFLQECMLVKLKAVHFLNAPGWMDKLMMMLRPFLKKELLELICIHQRGSDSVYKYIPRAALPKGAGGDYKDFETIKEETFERLQSNRDFFRDENRRRVNEALRKGKKTTVEDLFGIQGSFKKLDID; encoded by the exons ATGTCCAAAGCGGCGAAGCAGTTCCCCGTGGAGAAGGAATACCTCAAGAACCCCGACATATCACCGGAGGACGTTCAGAAGTTGCGAGAATGGCTGAAGACGCAACCACATCTGCCAGAAAAGTACCTCGATG ACCTGGACCTCCTGGTGACGTACCACTGCTGCGAGAACAGCGCAGAAGTAGCCAAGCAGGTGCTGGACCTGCACTTCACACTGCGTACGCTCTTCACTCCCTACTTCAAAGACCGCTGTTTCGACAAGAAGGCCGAATATACCTTGGAGACTGT gGTATTCGCCCCCCTCTCCATGCCGCTGGTGCGCAGCTACCGTGGCTTCTACGTACGCCTGATCGACCCAGATCCCCGTCACTTTAATTTCGTGGATGTCGTGCGCACGTTCATGATGCTCTTCGATCTGTGGCAGTACGAGGAGGGGACCTGGCCAGG ATTCGAGCTGATTGTAGATTTGGACACGGCAGTAGCTGGTCATCTCGCTAGAGTGGAAATTATGGCAATTCGTCAAGTATTATACTTTCTGCAG GAATGCATGTTGGTAAAGCTAAAAGCGGTGCACTTCCTGAACGCGCCCGGCTGGATGGACAAGCTGATGATGATGCTGAGGCCCTTCCTCAAGAAGGAGTTGCTAGAGCTGATCTGCATCCACCAGCGAGGGTCCGACAGCGTCTACAAGTACATCCCGAGGGCAGCGCTGCCGAAGGGAGCAGGGGGAGATTACAAGGACTTTGAAACTATTAAAG AGGAGACCTTTGAGCGACTCCAGAGCAACCGAGACTTTTTCCGCGATGAGAACCGGCGACGAGTGAACGAGGCACTCCGGAAGGGCAAGAAGACCACCGTCGAAGACCTGTTCGGTATCCAGGGCAGCTTCAAGAAGCTAGATATAGATTAA